From the Bdellovibrio sp. ArHS genome, one window contains:
- the secA gene encoding preprotein translocase subunit SecA yields MITQVLTKIFGTKHDREMKKIQPTVDRINALEPKMAALTDEQLKAKTPEFQERLRKGETVDDILPEAFAVCREASKRVLGMRHYDVQLIGGIVLNRGNIAEMRTGEGKTLVATLPVYLNALTGKGVHLVTVNDYLVRRDAEWMGRLYGWLGLTTGIIVHGLNDQQRKQMYACDITYCTNNELGFDYLRDNMKFDLNDYVQRGHNFAIVDECDSILVDEARTPLIISGPAEASTDKYYAVNAIIPQLKRDVHFTMEEKTKTASLTDEGNAKVEELMGLSNLYDPQNIEILHHVYQGLKAYYLYRRDVEYMIKDGEIVIVDEFTGRLMPGRRWSDGLHQAIEAKEGVEVKSENQTLATITFQNYFRMYTKLSGMTGTADTEAVEFKKIYNLDVNVIPTNRPIQRKDQEDVVYKSEKAKYKAITADIKERIAKGQPILVGTESIEKSESLSAYLRKEGIKHEVLNAKQHEREAEIVAQAGRKGAVTIATNMAGRGTDIMLGGNAEMLAKAAVGNDESPEFQEALAKVKPQVEKERAEVRELGGLYIIGTERHESRRIDNQLRGRAGRQGDPGESRFYLSLEDKLMRIFNGERIQKIMEMLNIPEDEPITAKMVTNAIEGAQRKVEGHNFDIRKNLMEYDSVMNAQRNAIYGMRRKVLEGQEIERTTLDWLGDVVSNLLDTYAPEGGKKEEWSMEGLNNSLVQSFGFKIDFANMPINSDTVTEAVKKGVKEVFEKQKTSMGPFFEQVQKMILLQSIDHHWKNHLYVIDKLKEGIGLRGYAQKDPLIEYKKEAFKAFESLNNTIKSDAIEKIMRVQLVAQQSQEEVLDSLRPEEADLDELDYSSPSETDIGHSLPEVETSEAAPTRKMTFQSGPRDDRPMNREERRRLEKQGKGKR; encoded by the coding sequence ATGATTACACAAGTACTTACAAAAATTTTCGGTACCAAACACGATCGTGAAATGAAGAAGATCCAACCCACTGTGGATCGTATTAATGCCCTAGAGCCCAAGATGGCGGCTCTCACGGACGAACAACTTAAAGCCAAGACTCCAGAATTCCAAGAACGTCTTCGTAAAGGCGAAACTGTTGACGATATATTGCCTGAGGCATTTGCGGTTTGTCGTGAGGCTTCTAAGCGCGTTTTGGGCATGCGCCATTATGACGTTCAGTTGATCGGTGGTATCGTTCTTAATCGCGGAAATATCGCCGAGATGAGAACGGGTGAAGGTAAAACGCTTGTGGCGACTTTGCCGGTTTACTTGAATGCGCTGACTGGTAAAGGCGTGCACCTTGTGACGGTGAATGACTATCTAGTGCGTCGTGATGCTGAATGGATGGGACGTCTTTATGGTTGGTTGGGTCTTACGACGGGCATTATCGTTCACGGTTTGAACGACCAGCAACGTAAGCAGATGTACGCTTGTGATATCACTTACTGTACAAATAATGAATTGGGCTTCGATTACCTACGTGACAATATGAAGTTTGATTTGAACGACTATGTTCAGCGCGGTCATAACTTCGCTATCGTGGATGAGTGTGACTCTATCTTGGTCGACGAAGCACGTACGCCACTGATCATTTCTGGTCCCGCAGAGGCTTCTACTGACAAGTATTACGCCGTCAATGCGATCATCCCGCAACTGAAGCGCGATGTGCACTTCACGATGGAGGAAAAAACCAAAACCGCTTCTTTGACCGACGAAGGAAATGCAAAGGTTGAAGAGCTAATGGGTCTTTCTAATCTTTACGACCCTCAAAATATTGAGATTCTTCACCACGTTTACCAGGGCTTGAAAGCTTACTATCTTTACCGTCGTGATGTGGAATACATGATCAAAGACGGCGAGATCGTCATCGTTGACGAATTCACGGGTCGTTTGATGCCGGGTCGTCGTTGGAGTGATGGCCTTCACCAAGCCATCGAAGCTAAAGAAGGCGTGGAAGTTAAATCTGAAAACCAAACTTTGGCGACAATCACTTTCCAAAACTATTTCCGTATGTACACGAAACTTTCAGGTATGACGGGAACAGCGGATACTGAGGCGGTCGAGTTCAAAAAGATCTACAATCTTGATGTGAACGTGATTCCAACGAACAGACCTATCCAACGTAAAGATCAGGAAGACGTTGTTTATAAGTCTGAAAAAGCAAAATACAAAGCGATCACTGCGGATATCAAGGAACGTATCGCCAAAGGTCAGCCAATTCTGGTTGGTACTGAGTCGATTGAAAAGTCGGAATCCCTAAGCGCGTATCTTCGTAAAGAAGGTATCAAGCACGAAGTTCTTAACGCCAAACAACACGAACGCGAAGCCGAAATCGTGGCACAAGCGGGTCGTAAAGGTGCTGTGACCATCGCAACAAACATGGCCGGTCGTGGTACTGACATCATGTTGGGTGGTAACGCCGAAATGTTGGCGAAGGCAGCGGTAGGCAATGATGAGTCTCCAGAATTCCAGGAAGCCTTGGCCAAAGTTAAACCGCAAGTTGAAAAAGAGCGCGCCGAAGTTCGTGAGTTGGGCGGCCTTTATATCATCGGTACCGAAAGACATGAATCTCGTCGTATCGACAATCAGCTTCGTGGTCGTGCCGGTCGTCAAGGGGATCCGGGCGAATCCCGTTTCTATCTTTCTTTGGAAGATAAGCTGATGAGAATTTTCAACGGTGAGCGTATTCAAAAAATCATGGAAATGCTCAACATTCCTGAAGATGAACCGATCACGGCAAAAATGGTGACGAACGCAATTGAAGGCGCACAACGCAAGGTCGAAGGACACAACTTCGATATTCGTAAGAATTTGATGGAGTATGACTCTGTCATGAATGCGCAAAGAAATGCGATCTATGGAATGCGCCGTAAAGTTCTTGAAGGTCAAGAGATCGAAAGAACAACCTTGGATTGGTTGGGAGACGTCGTCTCGAATCTTCTGGACACTTATGCTCCAGAGGGTGGCAAGAAGGAAGAGTGGAGCATGGAAGGGTTGAACAACTCTCTTGTGCAAAGCTTCGGTTTCAAGATTGATTTTGCTAACATGCCGATCAATTCAGACACGGTGACGGAAGCAGTGAAAAAAGGTGTGAAAGAAGTTTTTGAAAAACAAAAAACTTCTATGGGACCTTTCTTTGAGCAGGTTCAGAAAATGATCCTTTTACAAAGCATCGATCATCACTGGAAAAATCATCTTTACGTGATCGACAAGCTTAAAGAGGGCATTGGTCTTCGCGGTTACGCGCAGAAAGATCCTTTGATTGAGTATAAAAAAGAGGCCTTTAAAGCCTTCGAAAGCCTGAACAATACCATTAAAAGCGATGCGATCGAAAAGATCATGCGTGTGCAACTTGTGGCTCAGCAATCGCAAGAAGAGGTTTTGGACAGTCTGCGCCCGGAAGAAGCGGACCTTGACGAGTTGGATTACTCGTCTCCGTCAGAAACGGACATCGGTCACAGTCTTCCTGAAGTGGAAACCAGTGAAGCAGCACCCACACGTAAGATGACCTTTCAAAGTGGACCGCGTGATGATCGTCCGATGAATCGCGAGGAACGTCGTCGCCTTGAAAAACAAGGTAAAGGAAAAAGATAG
- a CDS encoding zf-TFIIB domain-containing protein — MIPCPSCQQPVEILDKHLGTLFTCPHCNAVYFIDWNGQPEMAEHESEPAQEPEIQSGTDFEGGADFQAGTSFENPTPQDFNAYGEAPVEVPQDYSATSEPTVYQGQIPQEVPEENAPQEDPYLTPADEIPPGTEIEVPGEGYQSSEQSYAAAAEVGQEAFAAPVEEAPYDFSQTLDRTPQPITNVATPDTPDFSDVTEFGNADTLAGPMTYAVIIDGIESSHLVMQLKEAMTDSRFGWDVNELLNQIGQGRLVLKGLSPAKASVLINRIKYLPFKISWRQDVLSGS, encoded by the coding sequence TTGATCCCTTGTCCGAGTTGCCAACAGCCGGTAGAGATTCTAGATAAGCACCTGGGGACTTTGTTCACATGTCCCCATTGCAATGCGGTTTACTTTATCGATTGGAATGGGCAGCCGGAAATGGCCGAGCACGAATCTGAGCCGGCTCAAGAACCCGAAATTCAATCTGGAACTGACTTCGAAGGCGGGGCTGATTTTCAGGCAGGCACGTCCTTCGAAAACCCGACTCCGCAAGACTTCAATGCTTACGGTGAAGCTCCCGTAGAAGTGCCTCAAGACTATTCAGCCACGTCCGAGCCAACGGTTTATCAGGGGCAAATCCCCCAAGAAGTTCCCGAGGAAAATGCGCCTCAAGAAGACCCTTATTTAACTCCAGCGGATGAAATTCCTCCGGGAACAGAAATCGAAGTTCCAGGGGAAGGTTATCAAAGCTCAGAGCAGTCCTATGCCGCCGCGGCAGAAGTTGGGCAAGAAGCGTTCGCGGCTCCTGTTGAGGAAGCCCCTTACGACTTCTCACAAACACTGGACCGTACGCCACAGCCGATAACGAACGTGGCGACTCCGGATACACCTGATTTTTCCGATGTGACTGAGTTCGGGAATGCCGACACACTGGCTGGTCCAATGACCTATGCCGTGATTATCGACGGTATAGAGTCCAGCCATCTTGTAATGCAGTTAAAAGAGGCGATGACAGATTCCCGCTTTGGTTGGGATGTGAATGAGCTTCTTAATCAGATTGGGCAAGGGCGGTTGGTCCTAAAAGGTCTTTCGCCCGCTAAAGCCAGCGTCTTAATCAACCGAATTAAATATCTGCCTTTTAAAATTTCTTGGAGGCAAGATGTACTCTCTGGTTCTTAA
- the bamE gene encoding outer membrane protein assembly factor BamE, giving the protein MLRYLAIPVVLLGLLTTACQTSMLKQFGEVRPGMEKDDVLDLMGSPSRTQRFQGKDRWTYVFYDDRIRFEKEVQFFNGNAIYVGDIAQPEATKTASAIDAINDQKNKEIDEQIAKEVEQHRREYSDYEAKARGEDKVRYVPEFESIR; this is encoded by the coding sequence ATGCTCCGTTATTTGGCTATTCCTGTCGTTTTACTTGGTTTGCTGACGACAGCCTGTCAGACATCAATGCTGAAGCAATTTGGCGAAGTAAGACCTGGAATGGAAAAAGATGACGTTCTTGATTTAATGGGAAGCCCCTCTCGAACACAACGCTTTCAGGGTAAAGATCGTTGGACTTATGTTTTCTATGACGACCGCATTCGCTTTGAAAAGGAAGTACAGTTTTTCAATGGCAATGCCATTTATGTCGGCGACATTGCGCAACCTGAAGCAACGAAAACAGCTTCCGCCATAGATGCCATCAATGACCAAAAGAATAAAGAGATTGACGAGCAGATTGCCAAAGAGGTCGAACAGCATCGTCGTGAATACAGCGATTATGAAGCCAAGGCGCGCGGAGAAGACAAAGTCCGCTATGTTCCCGAATTCGAGTCTATTCGGTAG
- the rsgA gene encoding ribosome small subunit-dependent GTPase A: MNSYSNLQSWGWDLFFELQVTNKDEGLKVARVINQERDLYRLSWGDDRTSFAQVSGRFRHDFESSPGAFPSVGDWVLCQMDGDQDKAVIHRVLDRRTCFYRRDPGHGVQVIASNVDVIFVVTSLNRDLNAKRLDRYLSLAWDSGASPVIVLSKSDLVEDPEAITQDLENTYIGVPIHAVSVLEPQTCDILRQYLRPGKTVALMGSSGVGKSTLTNFFLGEETLQTQSARADDDRGRHTTTSRSLFRLHDGAVLMDTPGMRQLGLVDQEEGVQELFSDIVALAEACRFRDCAHDQEPGCAIQKALSHGDLDPDRWDSYLKLQKEVSYQERRSDPAKMAEERKRWKKIHLNAKAHMARKGRGEI; the protein is encoded by the coding sequence GTGAATTCATATTCTAACCTCCAGTCGTGGGGATGGGATTTATTTTTTGAGCTACAAGTTACAAACAAAGACGAGGGTCTTAAAGTCGCCCGAGTCATAAACCAAGAGCGAGATCTTTATCGCCTCAGTTGGGGAGATGATAGGACCTCTTTTGCCCAGGTTTCAGGGCGTTTTCGTCATGACTTCGAAAGTTCCCCGGGGGCGTTCCCTTCCGTGGGCGACTGGGTTCTTTGTCAAATGGACGGCGATCAAGACAAAGCTGTGATCCACAGAGTTTTAGATCGCCGGACTTGCTTTTATCGTAGGGACCCGGGGCACGGTGTTCAGGTCATCGCATCCAACGTTGATGTGATATTTGTTGTCACCTCATTAAATAGAGATCTCAACGCCAAGAGGCTGGATCGCTATTTAAGCTTGGCTTGGGATAGCGGGGCCTCACCCGTTATTGTGCTTAGCAAATCCGATCTGGTGGAAGATCCTGAAGCCATCACGCAGGACCTTGAAAACACCTATATCGGGGTGCCTATTCACGCTGTCAGCGTCTTAGAGCCACAAACTTGCGATATTCTGCGACAGTATTTGCGGCCCGGTAAAACGGTCGCTTTGATGGGCTCTTCCGGAGTTGGAAAATCAACCCTGACGAATTTCTTTCTGGGCGAAGAAACTTTGCAAACGCAAAGTGCCCGCGCTGACGACGACCGCGGCAGACATACGACCACGTCACGGTCGCTGTTTCGGTTGCACGACGGTGCGGTCCTTATGGATACGCCGGGAATGCGGCAATTGGGCTTAGTCGATCAGGAAGAAGGGGTGCAGGAATTGTTTTCGGACATCGTTGCTCTGGCCGAGGCCTGCCGATTTCGTGACTGTGCTCATGATCAGGAACCAGGTTGTGCGATTCAAAAAGCTTTGAGTCACGGTGACTTGGACCCGGATCGTTGGGACAGCTATTTGAAATTGCAAAAGGAAGTCTCTTATCAAGAACGTCGTTCTGATCCCGCCAAAATGGCTGAAGAGAGAAAACGATGGAAGAAAATACATCTTAACGCCAAAGCGCATATGGCGCGAAAAGGCCGGGGAGAAATTTAA